A window of Hyperolius riggenbachi isolate aHypRig1 chromosome 1, aHypRig1.pri, whole genome shotgun sequence contains these coding sequences:
- the PRR16 gene encoding protein Largen isoform X2, which yields MTDSSKTDTLNSSSSSTTASSIDKSKVRANAPLINPPAHPATVLTVLRKPNPPPPPPRLTPVKFEETQRLINSTNTLKNNPVSLRNGGFPGGPVKLPNGDVCAIHNIKVDKMTGQSLTHRTEKDRCSQATTRERVRFSENVLYHGYCPDCDVRSEMKNRDVHLHGEPVHLATKLPHHCPLPPPPKPPYPVENGGLGINSGVCQPPLKPGSQPPPIAPKPQKTILRKSTTTTV from the coding sequence ATGACAGACAGCTCCAAAACAGATACATTGAACAGCAGCTCAAGTAGCACAACAGCTTCCAGCATAGACAAGAGTAAAGTTCGAGCCAATGCACCTTTAATAAATCCACCTGCACATCCAGCCACTGTCCTGACAGTACTTAGGAAGCCtaatccaccaccacctcctccacGGCTAACTCCAGTGAAGTTTGAAGAAACTCAAAGGTTAATTAATTCCACCAACACGCTAAAGAATAATCCAGTGTCACTTAGAAATGGTGGCTTTCCTGGCGGACCTGTCAAACTTCCTAATGGTGATGTATGTGCAATTCATAATATCAAAGTAGATAAAATGACAGGACAGTCTCTGACACACAGGACAGAAAAGGACAGGTGTTCTCAGGCTACAACAAGAGAACGAGTACGTTTTAGTGAAAATGTTCTATATCATGGCTACTGTCCAGACTGTGATGTTCGATCAGAAATGAAAAACAGAGATGTACATCTTCATGGAGAGCCTGTCCACTTAGCAACAAAACTTCCCCACCACTGTCCATTACCACCTCCACCCAAACCGCCGTACCCTGTGGAAAATGGTGGATTGGGAATTAACAGTGGTGTTTGTCAACCTCCTTTAAAGCCTGGAAGTCAACCTCCTCCAATTGCACCAAAACCACAAAAAACTATATTGCGGAAATCAACCACTACCACAGTgtga